One part of the Rutidosis leptorrhynchoides isolate AG116_Rl617_1_P2 chromosome 1, CSIRO_AGI_Rlap_v1, whole genome shotgun sequence genome encodes these proteins:
- the LOC139851044 gene encoding uncharacterized protein codes for MCPPDHRLLIGGDLNGHIGTNVEGYPSAHGGFGYEVRNEKGLSILDFAVAHDLVVANSFFKKTNAQLTTFHSGGHSTQIDYLLLRKVDLKTCGDCKALTDLTCSSQHRLLVMDLVLKRRVTKSVRPVQPKILWKKLNGEKAETFKTLVVERVEADVEMVSHYDADKMWTFLASTIREVAKEALGVAVGTLRGHRSDRESWWLSDEVQSKVALKQLRFRELITCQEGTLAGRIRVEERYKEAKREAKKAVARAKDKAYEDLYRKLDSKEGANDIYRIAKARERRRRDLDSIKFIKNEASQTLVKEDEIRKRWEGYFSSLFVGGRPECHEDLQDSDIEQSQNNIYGGRINQEEVRSTLQKMGRNKSAGPDQIPIEAWRCLGDDGVRWLTCLFNKTYRSSKIPMEWRVSEIIPIYKNKGDAQTCVGNTEVFPIEVGLHQGSDLSPFLFALILDELLRGIQECIPWCLIFADDIELVSESKDELNRRLEQ; via the exons ATGTGCCCTCCGGACCATCGATTACTTATTGGTGGAGATCTAAATGGTCATATAGGAACGAATGTCGAGGGTTATCCGAGTGCCCATGGGGGCTTTGGGTACGAAGTAAGAAATGAGAAAGGGCTTTCTATTCTCGATTTTGCTGTTGCTCACGATTTGGTTGTTGCGAATTCGTTCTTCAAGAAGACGAATGCTCAGTTAACAACTTTTCATAGTGGGGGTCATAGTACCCAGATTGACTATTTGTTACTTCGCAAAGTGGATCTTAAGACATGTGGGGACTGTAAGGCCCTGACTGACTTGACATGCTCCTCCCAGCACAGATTGTTGGTCATGGATTTGGTTCTCAAGAGACGGGTCACCAAGAGCGTAAGGCCCGTCCAACCTAAAATCCTATGGAAGAAGTTGAACGGAGAAAAGGCAGAGACTTTCAAAACTTTGGTTGTTGAAAGAGTTGAGGCAGATGTGGAAATGGTATCTCATTATGATGCGGACAAGATGTGGACTTTTCTGGCGTCCACCATTAGAGAGGTAGCAAAGGAAGCCTTAGGTGTGGCAGTAGGAACATTGAGAGGACATAGGTCGGATAGAGAATCATGGTGGCTTAGTGACGAGGTTCAAAGCAAAGTCGCGCTTAAGCAActaaggtttagggagctcatcACTTGTCAGGAGGGGACTCTGGCTGGTAGAATTAGGGTTGAAGAGAGATATAAAGAAGccaaaagagaagctaagaaggctgtAGCCCGTGCAAAAGATAAGGCATATGAAGATTTATATAGGAAACTAGACTCCAAAGAAGGAGCAAATGATATCTAcaggatagccaaagctagggaAAGAAGGCGCAGGGACCTAGATAGCATCAAGTTTATCAAAAATGAAGCTAGTCAAACCTTAGTAAAGGAAGATGAAATTCGGAAAAGATGGGAAGGGTATTTCTCATCCCTTTTCGTTGGAGGAAGACCTGAATGTCATGAAGATCTGCAAGATTCTGATATAGAACAATCTCAGAACAACATATATGGTGGGAGGATTAACCAAGAGGAAGTAAGATCGACACTACAAAAGATGGGGAGAAATAAATCTGCGGGACCGGACCAGATCCCCATCGAGGCGTGGCGGTGCCTCGGCGACGATGGTGTTAGGTGGTTGACTTGCCTTTTCAACAAGACGTATCGAAGCTCTAAAATACCTATGGAATGGAGAGTGAGCGAGATTATTCCCATCTATAAGAACAAGGGGGATGCTCAAACATGCg TGGGAAATACCGAAGTTTTCCCAATAGAAGTAGGCCTGCATCAGGGATCGGAccttagcccttttcttttcgcATTGATTCTTGATGAGCTTTTGAGAGGGATACAAGAGTGTATCCCTTGGTGTTTAATCTTTGCCGATGATATTGAGCTTGTTTCCGAATCTAAGGATGAGCTTAATAGAAGACTGGAGCAATAG